The genomic DNA AAAGCAGCATTCTGAACTTTAGAGGCAGGAGGTTGGTTATATGAAGTTCACTCAACAATGCAGATTGTATCAATAATATGATTTACAGCAATTCCGGTTAAATACTTGTCATTGCGAGCCAAGCGCAGCGCTTGACGCGCTGCGCTTGGCTCGCAATGACAGATTGTAAGTAATTTGCCGGACATGATATTACGCAGGTCGTCCTAGAAACCGGGTTTTTGAGAGAATCTGTGGGTAAAGGCGAAGTATTTTCGTCAAAAAACCCGGTTTCTTTGGTTGGATGCGTAAGTCCTGAATAATTTGGAGAAATAGATTGCTAATATAGTTGGGTGCGTAAGTCCTGAATAATTTGGAGAATAATTTGAAGAAATAGATTACTAATATAAATTACCAATTAAGCTTTTCTTAGTGACTTACGCTTAAATGCAAAAAGCGCACTAAAACCAATTAAACCTACAAGTGTAGAGGGTTCCGGTATAGATACTGTACTTGCGGTCGCATCACTCGGAGTGTTCTGTGTCCAGGTGGAATTCGGCCGATCGCTCGTTGGACGGCGATCCGAGTAGTTAATACTAAAGTTATAAGTAGAAGTATCACTAAGTGTATTATCCTGCTGGACGCTTGCCTGTGCTAATTCAAAGCTTACTGGAGTTTGCTCCTGCTTGTTCGCTTCAAAAGCCTTGGCTGGATAGCTTACGATCGCACTCGCGCCGACAAACAGCGTAGTGCTCAGTAAAAGCCATCTGATAGTCTTGTACATGGTGTTTGCCTCTACACTTTTGACCGTACAATTGTTAAACCATGAATTAGTCGAGGGGTTAACCTCGTTCCAGAGAATTTTTCGATCCGATCTGTCTCCAAAAACAGTTTTCCATCTCACCCAAAATCCTAAATTGTATTTAGTAAGATTTTTCCCCTGCTATTTTCTCTTCTAACCCCATCTAATTTTATAAAATCTAGAGGCTAGATTTTATGAAGATATGGTGTGATTTCCCCTAAAATTAAGTAAAGCTTTGCTAAAGTTCAAGACTGACTTTTTAATCTCAGCACCCTCTTAGGAATTTGCCCACTTTAGCTGCGGCTAACTCCAAAACTGGTGGCGGCTCTACTAGGGCAAATCTAACATAGCCTTCTCCAGCTTTGCCAAAACCTGCACCAGGTGAAACTGCTACTCCTGTTTTTTGTACTAATTCCATACAAAATTTTACAGAATCTTGATTCCAAGGCTCAGGTAATTTAGCCCATACATACATAGTAGCAGCAGGCTGAGGCACTTGCCAACCGATGCTATGCAGTGCTCCGACAAAGGCATCCCGCCGCTGCCGAAAGGTTTCAACTGTCGCGGTCACGCTGTCTTGAGGGCCAGTTAATGCTGCGATCGCGCCGTTCAAAATTCCTCGATACTGGTTAAAGTCAATGGCGGCTTTCACCTTTCGCAGGGCCTCTATTAATTGAGCATTCCCGATCGCATATCCGACTCGAAACCCCCCCATGTTGTAGGATTTGGAAAGGGTAAAAAACTCAATAGACACGCTTTTTTCGGGGTCAGCTTGTAAAAGGGAAGGGGCGGTGTCGCAACGGGATAACTCCCCTGAAAATACTAAATCTACATAAGGGAAGTCGTGAACTAAAACCAGGTCATGTTCCTGACAAAAGGCAACGGCTTTTTGAAAGAAAGAGAGAGGCGCGATCGCGGTTGTAGGATTATGAGGGTAGCTCAAAACCATCATCCTTGACTGAGTAAGTACAGCAGCAGGAATTTCTTCAAACACAGGTAAAAACTGATTTTCTGCCCGCAGCGGCATCGGATAAATCTGACCAGAAGCCAAGTAAACGCCTCCTGCGTGAGAAGGATACCCCGGATCTAGCAACAAAGCAAAATCTCCGGGATTAAGCACTGCTAAAGGCAAATGAGCTGTGCCTTCTTGGGAACCAATTAAAGGCAAAACTTCAGTTTCCGGGTCAACTTGAATGCCGAATTTCTGGGCGTACCAATTCGCCGCCGCTTCTCGAAAAGCTTTAGTACCGTTAAAAAGTAAATAGCCATGAGTGCTGCTATCAGATAAAGACTGTGCGATCGCATCTATGACATTCTGCGCCGTTGGCAAATCAGAAGAACCCAGAGACAGATCGATCGTTTTCTGTCCCGCCGCCCTAGCTAAGGCCTTAGCTCGATCCATATCAGCAAATACATTCGATTTTAGGGGTTCTAAACGTTTCGCCAACTGCATAATATTAATTGTTAGTTGTTAGTTGTTAGTTGTTAGTTGTTAGTTGTTAGTTGTTACTTAACATATTAAGCATAGCTAGCTTCCTGTAATTGTTTTCTCAATTGTTGGACTCGTTGCTGAACTTCNNNNNNNNNNNNNNNNNNNNNNNNNNNNNNNNNNNNNNNNNNNNNNNNNNNNNNNNNNNNNNNNNNNNNNNNNNNNNNNNNNNNNNNNNNNNNNNNNNNNGCTCCCCTGCTCCCCCGCTCCCCTGCTCCCCTGCTCCCCTGCTCCCCCGCTCCCCTGCTCCCCCGCTCCCTCGCTCCCCTCTTTCCCTAGCCCCTAGCCCCTAGCCCCTTCTCATACGTGCTCGTCGAGCATTGCTGCTAACTTTTGCTTAGTAATAGCTCCCTCATAGACTGCAACCACCTCAGAGCCTTTAAAGAGCCTAAGAGCTGGCACTCCTTCAACCTTGTACTGCTTAACGGCAATGGGATTGGGGTCTATTTCCATCTTAACGACCTTGAGGCGATCGCTATACTCCGACGCTACCCACTCCACAGCAGGTGCAACCAACTTGCAAGGGCCGCACCAAGCAGCCCAAAAATATGCTAGAACAGGTTGCTCTGCTTTCAAAACTTCAGTTTCAAATTGCTCGTCGCTAATGACTAAAACGCTGCTGCTCATGGCTCTCCAATCTGACAGTACCGCTGGAAACACACTGATCTCGGACTGTATATTATATCACTTATGTCTCGATTCCCCAGTTTTTCCCGCCAATCCATAGTCAGCAGCAAAACTTAACACAAACTGAAGTAAACCCCAACGTTAACGAGATCCCCGCCTCTGATAGACTTTAACACTGGGAGTGCTAGAGAATACAGGCACGGACGACTTAATTGGGAGGATATACTTCGTGGATAATGTAATCGGTTTAGAGATTATTGAGGTAGTTGAGCTGGCTGCGATCGCGTCATCTCGCTTGATGGGTAAAGGCGACAAGAATGAAGCCGACCAAGTAGCGGTGACAGCCATGCGCGATCGCATGAACAAAATTCATATGCGCGGCCGCATCGTCATCGGCGAAGGCGAACGCGACGATGCTCCCATGCTTTATATCGGCGAACAAGTCGGCATTTGCACCCAGGAAAATGCCAAAGATTTTTGTAACCCCGATGAACTGATGGAAATTGACATCGCCGTTGACCCCTGCGAAGGCACTAACCTAGTGGCCTACGGTCAAAACGGGTCAATGGCAGTGCTGGCAATCTCCGAAAAAGGTGGTTTGTTTGCAGCGCCAGATTTCTACATGAAAAAGCTAGCAGCTCCAGCAGTTGCCCGCAATCATGTAGATATTAATAAGTCAGCTACCGAAAACCTGAAAATTATTTCAGATTGCATGAATCGCGCCATCTCCGACTTGGTGGTGGTGGTAATGGATCGCCCTCGGCACAAAGACTTAATCAATGAAATTCGCGAAGCAGGTGCAAGAGTGCGCTTGATCAGCGACGGCGACGTTTCTGCCGCAATTTCTTGTGCATTTTCCGGTACAAACATCCACGCACTGATGGGAATCGGTGCTGCACCTGAAGGCGTGATCTCAGCAGCGGCGATGCGCTGTTTGGGCGGTCACTTCCAAGGTCAGCTTATCTACGATCCAGACGTTGTAAAAACTGGCTTGATCGGTGAAAGTAAAGAGGGTAATCTTAAGCGGCTGAAAGAAATGGGTATCACAGACCCAGACAAGGTTTACAATGCCGAAGAGTTAGCATCTGGCGAAACAGTCTTGTTTGCAGCCTGCGGCATCACTCCTGGTACACTGATGGAAGGTGTACGCTTCTTTGCAGGCGGCGCACGCACCCAAAGCTTGGTAATTTCTTCTCAGTCAAAAACAGCTCGGTTTGTGGATACAATCCATATGTTTGATGAACCGAAGGCACTGCAATTGAAGTAATTGTTAGTTGTTAGTTGTCAGTTGTTAGTGGTTAATTGTTAATGGTTAGTTGTTAATAGTTGGTTGTTGATGTTTAGTTGTTGGTTGTTAGTTGTTGATGGTACGCTAGTAGTTGTTGGCTATTGCTGACCATCAATAATTAACAGTTAGCAATCATCAATAATTATTAATCAACAACATTCATCAATAATTAGCAGTCAACTAACAACCACGACTAACGACTAACAACTAACAACTAACAACCAACCATTAACAAATTAGCAATTAACCATTAGCAATTAACCATTAGCAAATGAATATTGCAGTCATAGGTCTTAGCCATAAAACAGCGCCAGTAGAAGTTCGGGAAAAACTGAGCATTCCTGAAACAAAAATAGAAAGCGCGATCGCACAACTTTGCGGTTATCC from Kamptonema formosum PCC 6407 includes the following:
- a CDS encoding PEP-CTERM sorting domain-containing protein (PEP-CTERM proteins occur, often in large numbers, in the proteomes of bacteria that also encode an exosortase, a predicted intramembrane cysteine proteinase. The presence of a PEP-CTERM domain at a protein's C-terminus predicts cleavage within the sorting domain, followed by covalent anchoring to some some component of the (usually Gram-negative) cell surface. Many PEP-CTERM proteins exhibit an unusual sequence composition that includes large numbers of potential glycosylation sites. Expression of one such protein has been shown restore the ability of a bacterium to form floc, a type of biofilm.), yielding MYKTIRWLLLSTTLFVGASAIVSYPAKAFEANKQEQTPVSFELAQASVQQDNTLSDTSTYNFSINYSDRRPTSDRPNSTWTQNTPSDATASTVSIPEPSTLVGLIGFSALFAFKRKSLRKA
- a CDS encoding LL-diaminopimelate aminotransferase; the encoded protein is MQLAKRLEPLKSNVFADMDRAKALARAAGQKTIDLSLGSSDLPTAQNVIDAIAQSLSDSSTHGYLLFNGTKAFREAAANWYAQKFGIQVDPETEVLPLIGSQEGTAHLPLAVLNPGDFALLLDPGYPSHAGGVYLASGQIYPMPLRAENQFLPVFEEIPAAVLTQSRMMVLSYPHNPTTAIAPLSFFQKAVAFCQEHDLVLVHDFPYVDLVFSGELSRCDTAPSLLQADPEKSVSIEFFTLSKSYNMGGFRVGYAIGNAQLIEALRKVKAAIDFNQYRGILNGAIAALTGPQDSVTATVETFRQRRDAFVGALHSIGWQVPQPAATMYVWAKLPEPWNQDSVKFCMELVQKTGVAVSPGAGFGKAGEGYVRFALVEPPPVLELAAAKVGKFLRGC
- a CDS encoding thioredoxin family protein, whose product is MSSSVLVISDEQFETEVLKAEQPVLAYFWAAWCGPCKLVAPAVEWVASEYSDRLKVVKMEIDPNPIAVKQYKVEGVPALRLFKGSEVVAVYEGAITKQKLAAMLDEHV
- the glpX gene encoding class II fructose-bisphosphatase, which translates into the protein MDNVIGLEIIEVVELAAIASSRLMGKGDKNEADQVAVTAMRDRMNKIHMRGRIVIGEGERDDAPMLYIGEQVGICTQENAKDFCNPDELMEIDIAVDPCEGTNLVAYGQNGSMAVLAISEKGGLFAAPDFYMKKLAAPAVARNHVDINKSATENLKIISDCMNRAISDLVVVVMDRPRHKDLINEIREAGARVRLISDGDVSAAISCAFSGTNIHALMGIGAAPEGVISAAAMRCLGGHFQGQLIYDPDVVKTGLIGESKEGNLKRLKEMGITDPDKVYNAEELASGETVLFAACGITPGTLMEGVRFFAGGARTQSLVISSQSKTARFVDTIHMFDEPKALQLK